One window of Microcoleus vaginatus PCC 9802 genomic DNA carries:
- a CDS encoding 4Fe-4S ferredoxin encodes MTEHYHPLNSLKGGHWFKLICGASFQHLPAVRNLTLAYTLAGADCIDVAADPAAVAAAKEALQVASELQARTQNRRFGGKGLPWLMVSLNDGEDPHFRKAEFNPADCPVDCWRPCEKICPAEAIVFQSAGSGFSGVIDQQCYGCGRCLPICPSQLIYTRSYVSAPAAIAPLILQSGADALEIHTQVGREADFARLWSSIAPWVGQLKVIAISCPDGDGLIDYLRTLYQIISPLPCPLIWQTDGRPMSGDIGTGTTRAAVKLGQKVLAAQLPGYVQLAGGTNAHTVSKLRADGLLKDGGKNLLVPPVPYIAGVAYGSYARVLLSPILEQLETMQTDRAYAVPVAVARSGAGVQTSRLPQLEAVPELLSEAVSLACSLVSQLKEF; translated from the coding sequence GTGACAGAACATTATCATCCCCTAAACTCATTAAAAGGTGGCCATTGGTTCAAGCTGATCTGTGGGGCGAGCTTTCAGCACCTGCCTGCTGTACGGAATCTCACATTGGCTTACACCTTAGCAGGCGCTGACTGTATCGATGTCGCGGCAGATCCCGCCGCCGTCGCAGCAGCGAAAGAAGCCCTACAAGTGGCCAGCGAATTACAGGCAAGAACTCAAAACCGCAGGTTTGGCGGCAAAGGGTTGCCGTGGCTGATGGTGAGTTTAAATGATGGGGAAGACCCGCATTTTCGCAAAGCCGAATTCAACCCAGCCGATTGTCCGGTGGACTGCTGGCGGCCGTGCGAAAAAATATGTCCAGCCGAAGCAATAGTTTTTCAGAGTGCTGGCAGTGGTTTTTCCGGGGTGATAGACCAGCAGTGCTATGGCTGCGGTCGCTGTCTGCCGATTTGTCCGAGCCAACTGATTTATACTCGTTCTTACGTGTCTGCTCCCGCCGCGATCGCACCTTTAATCTTGCAATCCGGTGCCGACGCCCTAGAAATCCACACGCAAGTAGGCAGAGAGGCAGATTTTGCGCGACTTTGGTCGAGTATAGCTCCCTGGGTCGGTCAACTCAAGGTAATAGCAATTAGTTGCCCCGATGGAGACGGTTTGATTGATTATTTGCGGACACTGTATCAAATAATTTCCCCCCTTCCTTGTCCCCTAATTTGGCAAACCGACGGTAGGCCAATGAGCGGAGATATCGGAACAGGAACTACCAGAGCCGCGGTCAAACTCGGTCAAAAAGTTTTGGCGGCCCAGTTGCCGGGATACGTGCAACTTGCAGGCGGCACTAATGCTCACACTGTCAGCAAGCTGAGAGCCGACGGACTGTTGAAGGATGGCGGGAAAAATTTATTAGTTCCCCCTGTCCCATACATTGCAGGTGTAGCTTACGGCAGCTATGCCAGGGTTTTGCTATCGCCAATTTTAGAACAATTAGAAACAATGCAGACCGATCGAGCCTATGCCGTTCCAGTGGCAGTAGCGCGGTCAGGAGCCGGAGTTCAAACATCTCGGCTACCTCAGCTCGAAGCCGTCCCAGAACTTCTCTCGGAGGCCGTGAGTTTAGCTTGTTCTCTAGTTTCCCAGCTCAAAGAATTTTAG
- a CDS encoding four-carbon acid sugar kinase family protein, translated as MSSVKPKIIVLDDDPTGSQTVHSCLLLTRWDEDTLRLGLRDKCPIFFILTNTRSLTPEKAASVTREVCQNLKKAIASEKIEDFLIVSRSDSTLRGHYPIETDAIAEELGPFDAHFLIPAFFEGGRMTRHSVHYLIVNSVPTPVHQTEFAKDSVFGYSHSYLPDYVEEKTKGRIPADAVDRILLGDIRYGSLDRLMDMTDNQCAVVDGQSQGDLDTFAKHILHAVSQGKKFLFRSAASILTSLADLGPQPVAADEMAKYVRDGKPGAVIVGSHVKKTTEQLERLLKEPNIVSIEIDVSQLVEDSPEYRTQMLDEILEKVRTAHADGKTPVIYTSRKELEFENAEVRLKFGEAVSALLMDIVRGLPADIGFLISKGGITSNDVLSTGLSLKSVRQIGQIIAGCSVVKTEATHPLFPNLPVVLFPGNVGDSHALATVYKRLSK; from the coding sequence ATGTCTTCTGTTAAACCCAAGATTATAGTTCTCGACGACGATCCGACTGGTTCTCAAACCGTGCACAGTTGCTTGCTGCTGACACGTTGGGACGAAGACACCCTGCGTTTGGGGCTGCGGGACAAGTGCCCGATTTTCTTCATCCTGACAAATACTCGCTCGCTAACTCCCGAAAAAGCAGCCTCCGTCACCCGCGAAGTGTGCCAAAATCTCAAAAAGGCGATCGCGAGCGAAAAAATCGAAGACTTCCTAATAGTTAGCCGTTCCGATTCTACCCTGCGCGGCCACTATCCCATCGAAACCGACGCGATCGCCGAAGAACTTGGCCCCTTCGACGCCCATTTTCTGATTCCCGCCTTTTTTGAAGGAGGGAGAATGACTCGCCACAGCGTGCACTACCTAATAGTTAACAGCGTCCCGACACCAGTACATCAAACCGAATTTGCCAAAGATTCAGTCTTCGGCTACAGTCACAGTTACCTCCCAGACTATGTAGAAGAAAAAACCAAAGGTCGCATCCCCGCTGATGCAGTCGATCGCATTTTACTCGGAGACATTCGCTACGGAAGTTTAGATCGACTGATGGACATGACAGACAACCAATGTGCAGTTGTTGACGGCCAAAGCCAAGGCGATTTAGACACATTTGCCAAACACATTCTCCATGCAGTCAGTCAAGGCAAAAAGTTTTTATTCCGCAGTGCAGCAAGTATTTTAACATCCTTAGCTGACCTCGGCCCGCAGCCAGTAGCAGCCGACGAAATGGCAAAATACGTGAGGGATGGCAAACCGGGTGCAGTAATAGTTGGTTCCCACGTTAAGAAAACTACTGAACAATTGGAACGCTTGTTAAAAGAACCCAATATAGTTAGCATTGAAATAGATGTATCTCAGTTGGTAGAAGATTCACCAGAGTATCGCACCCAAATGCTCGATGAAATTCTCGAAAAAGTCCGCACTGCTCATGCAGATGGTAAAACGCCTGTAATTTATACCAGCCGCAAGGAACTCGAATTTGAAAATGCCGAAGTTCGCTTAAAATTTGGAGAGGCGGTTTCTGCTTTATTGATGGATATCGTGCGGGGACTGCCGGCAGATATCGGGTTTTTAATTAGCAAGGGCGGCATTACTTCTAATGATGTTTTGAGTACAGGTTTGTCGCTCAAAAGTGTCAGGCAAATCGGTCAAATTATTGCAGGTTGTTCGGTGGTGAAAACCGAGGCTACTCATCCTCTGTTTCCCAATTTGCCAGTTGTTTTGTTTCCGGGAAATGTGGGGGATAGCCATGCTTTGGCTACGGTTTACAAGCGGCTGAGCAAGTAG